Part of the Paenibacillus sp. FSL R7-0273 genome is shown below.
CATAAGAAAAATAACAGTCTGCTGAGCCGCAAACGCCAGCTGGACCAGCTGTTCAGCGAGATTGAAGAAAGCGAGCGGCAGATCGCCAAGCTGAAGCAGGGCATCGGCCGGCTCAGGGAAGAGCAGGAGAATGCCTCGCGCAAGCTGGAGCAGCTGCGTCATGACGGAGATGAGAAGCGTCTTGAGGAGCAGCGTGTTGCCGGAGATCTGAAGCAGCTGGAGCAGGAGCTGCGCCATGTGCAGGAGCAGGTTGAAGGTGCCGGTGCGGAGCGAAGCGGCTTTGAGGCAGAGGTGAAGGGGCTGGAGGAAAGCCGTATACAGGCTGTAGCTGAGCTTGCCCGCCTTGAGCAGGAAGAAAAGGCTGCCCATGAAGCGATCCGCAATGCGGAGTCAGAGCGTAAAGCGAGCGAGTCCGCCAAGGAGGAGCTTCAGGGCAAACTGACGGGTATGAAGGTCGCAGAGGGTAAGCTGGATCAGGAGATTTTCTCGCTCGAGGAACAGCTGCGCCGGATGCGTCAGGATGCCGGCTCACAGGATAGAGAGCTGAAGCAGAGCCGCAGCCTGCTTATGACGATTGAGCAGGATCTGGAGGAGAATGTCCGTGAAGCGGTGAAGCAGCAGGAGAATCTGAACAGCTACCGGCTGAAACGGGATGAGAGTGCGGCAGCGCTTGACCTGGCCCGTGCAGACCGTGCTGCCCTGACCCGCAAGCTGGAGCTGGCTGAAGGCGAGACCAAGGATCAGCGGCAGGCACTCCGGGCCGTGGAGGACAAGCTCCGCACAACCGAGGTCTCGGTCGGAAGGCTCGATGTGGAGCTAGACAATATTCTGCGCAAGCTGAGTGAGGATTATGAGCTGAGCTATGAGCTGGCGAAGCAGCGCTATCCGGTGCCGGAGGATGTTCCGGCAGCCCAGATGGAGGTTCAGCGGCTGAAGCGCAGTATTTCGGCACTCGGTGAAGTCAGCCTGGGTGCGATCGAGGAATATCAGCGTGTGCATGAACGCTATACCTTCCTCAGCAGCCAGAAGGATGACCTGGTGGAAGCCAAGACCACCCTGTATCATGTCATTCATGAAATGGAAGAGGAAATGTCCAAACGCTTCAAGATGACCTTTGATGCAATCCGCCGGGAGTTCGGGACGGTGTTCTCGAAGCTGTTCGGAGGCGGACGGGCAGATCTGCAGCTGCTGAATCCGGAGAATATGCTGGAGACAGGGATTGACATTGTAGCCCAGCCGCCCGGTAAAAAGCTGCAGAACCTGCAGCTGCTCTCCGGCGGGGAGCGTGCTTTGACCGCTATGGCACTGCTGTTTGCCATCCTGCAGGTGAAGCCGGTTCCGTTCTGCGTGCTGGATGAGGTCGAGGCAGCGCTGGATGAAGCCAACGTTGTCCGGTTCGCCCAGTACCTGCGCGAATTCTCGGAGCAGACCCAGTTCATCGTCGTAACCCACCGCAAGGGCACGATGGAGGAAGCTGATGTGCTCTACGGCGTCACTATGGAGGAGGGCGGCGTATCTAAGCTCGTCTCCGTGAAGCTGGAGGATGAGGAAGCGATAATTGCGTAATTTTTTTGAAAATAGAGGGGGACCATAATGAGCTTTTTTAAGAAACTGAAAGAAACCATTTCCGGCAAAACGGAAAGTGTAACCAAAAGCTTCCGCGACGGGCTGGAGAAAACGCGCAAGGGCTTCGTTGAGAAGGTCTCTGACCTGATTATCCGCCGCAAAAAGATCGATGAGGAGTTCTACGAGGAGCTTGAAGAGATTCTGATCGGTGCAGACGTGGGCGTTAACACGGTAATGACCCTTGTGGAAGAGCTGCGTGCTGAAGTGAAGCAGAAGCGGATTGAGGATGCAGCGGAGCTTCAGCCGATTCTCTCCCGCAAGCTGATGGAGCTGCTGCGCGGTGATGATGACAACAGCCTGAAGGAGAACCCGGACGGCATTACTGTAATCCTGTTTGTCGGTGTTAACGGAGTCGGCAAGACGACAACGATCGGCAAGCTGGCACACCGTTACAAGCAAGAGGGCAAGAAAGTGCTTCTGGCTGCAGGCGATACCTTCCGTGCCGGGGCTATAGAGCAGCTTGAGGTGTGGGGCCAGCGGGCCGGAGTTGACGTGATTAAGCAGCAGGCGGGCTCTGACCCGGCAGCTGTTATGTTCGATGCCGTGCAGGCCGCAAAGCAGCGGAATGTCGATGTGCTGATCTGCGATACGGCCGGCCGTCTGCAGAACAAATCGAATCTGATGGAAGAGCTGAACAAGATTTTCCGGGTCATCCAGCGTGAAATTCCAAGTGCTCCCCATGAAGTTCTAATGGTGCTTGACGCGACAACCGGGCAGAATGCGCTGAGCCAGGCTAAGCTGTTTGGTGAAAAAAGCGGCGTCACCGGTCTGGTCCTGACCAAGCTGGACGGCACAGCCAAGGGTGGTATTGTCGTGGCGATCCGCCAGGAGATGAACCTGCCGGTGAAGCTGGTCGGGCTTGGGGAGAAGATGGAGGATCTGCAGGCCTTTGACTCCACCCAGTTTGTACATGCCTTGTTTGCCGGGTTGATCAGCGAGGAAGAGGCTGAGCCGGAAGAGGATAAAGAATAATAAATCTGAGAGAATCAGGATTCACTCTGATAGGACCCGTTTACCGGCTTTGGCTGGTGGACGGGTTCTTTTGTATGGGAAGCGGCAGTCCGTTTAAACGGATCTGTGAATAATCTAAACACATAACAATTTCAATACATGAAAAATTCATAATAGTACTGCTTGTCAGCTCTCCCGCATACAATTCATTGTATCCTCAACATTACAGCACCCGGAAAATACGCTCAGGAGAAAGGAAGCGATTCCAAGTATGCGGAATGGTTCATAAACTCCATTTTGCTGTTATATATATTGACATCAAGATTATCATTTACGTATTATGAGAGTAGAATTAAAGTTTTTCGGGATTAAATCTATAAATTTTAATTAATTTGTAAACAAACATAACACATTTGAACATCCGAAAGGAGTCGGGCTCATGTCCAAATTAGATCCTTTGCCCGGTATCTCTCCGTATCCGCTGGAGCATTTTTATGATGAAATGTATGCCGATGAACGGAGTATCCGGCCTCATTACAAGCATGTGAGCCGCATGTTTAACGGGATGAGCCCCGAAGAGCTGCATGCCAAGCAGAGATTAATGCAGCGTCGCATGATGGAAGAGGGAATTACGTTCACACTGTACAATCCGGCCCAGGATCAGCCGATGGAGCGGACGATTCCCTTTGATATGATTCCGCGGATTATCCCGAAGGGTGAGTGGGAACGGCTTGAGGCAGGAATTATCCAGCGGATAACTGCACTTAATTTATTCATTCATGACATCTATCATGAGCAGTACATTGTAAAGGATGGAATTGTCCCGCGGCGGATGATCATCAGCAATGTATACTTCCGTCCGGAAATGGCGGGCCTGAGGGTGCCTGGCGGGGCTTATGTGACGACCTCGGGCATCGATCTGATCCGTCATCATGACGGCGAGTATTATGTGCTTGAGGATAATCTGCGCACGCCGTCAGGCTTCTCTTATCTTTTTAAAGGCAGATCACTGATGAACCAGCTATTTCCCGAACTGGCGTTCGCCAGCTCTATACGGGATGTTGACCACAGCTTGAACCGTTTTCTGTCTGTGCTGCGCAGCCTGTCGCCGTCGAGAACCAAAGATCCGGTAATCGCGCTGCTTACGCCGGGCGAATATAATTCGGCTTATTATGAGCATGCTTTTCTGGCCCAGCAGATGGGCATCCATCTGGTTGAGGGGCGCGACCTTGTTGCCCGGGATCACAAAATTTATTTAAAGGAAATGAACAGCTTGCGCAGAGTCGATGTGCTGTACCGCCGTCTGGATGATGATTATATCGATCCGCTGGCATTCCAGCCGAATTCGCTGCTGGGTGTAGCCGGGCTGATGAATGCCTACCGGGCAGGCAATATCGCAATTGCCAACGCTCCGGGCACTGGGGTTGCCGATGATAAAGCCATGTATGTCTATGTTCCGGATATGATCCGTTATTATCTGAACGAGGAGCCGATTCTGGGCAATGTGCCGACCTATCTGCTGTCACGGCCTCAAGAGCGCCAGTATGTGCTGGATAACCTGTCCGAGATGGTAGTCAAAGAAACCTCACTCTCCGGCGGTTACGGCATGCTTATCGGGAGTGAAGCAACCAAGGATGAGCTGATAGATTTCCGTCTGAAAATTCTTGCTGACCCGGCCCGTTATATCGCCCAGCCGATCATGTCCCTGTCACGGGCACCAGTGCTGTCAGGTGCATCGATGGTGCCGCGTCATATCGATCTGCGGGCGTTTGTGCTCATGGGGGCGGACCGCAAGCCGCATGTCATACCAGGCGGCCTGACCCGGGTGGCGATGAAGGAAAACTCTTTGGTCGTGAACTCCTCCCAGGGAGGCGGAGTAAAGGATACTTGGGTTATGGCCTGAAGCCGGCGGCTTTAGCCGGTTAACAGGAACAAAGTGCAGCATCAATATGTGGAAGCGGAGGAGTGGTGACGATGCTGAATCGCAACGCGGAAGCTTTGTTTTGGATCGGACGTTACATTGAACGGGCGGAGAATCATGCGAGGCTGATTGATGTCCATTATCATATTCAGCAGGAAGAGGATTTTCAGTCAGAGGGCCATAAATGGTCAAGGCTGATTGATGCGTTAGGCGTCAGAAATGAGTACCTTAAGCAGTTTGAGAGCTTTTGTGAGCAGGATGTGCTATCTTTCATAACGCTGGATCTAGGCAACTCTAATTCCCTGTTCTCCTGTGTGCACCAGGCGCGGAATAACCTGCGTACACTGCGCCAGCATCTGCCAAGCGAGCTATGGGACATTGTTAACGGCTTTAATCTCTGGCTCGGTGAGCAGTCTGTAGCTGATATTATGAGCGGCCCGCATCAGTTCTACCAGCAGGTTAAAGAGCGTGCAGCCATGTTCCTTGGTGCAGAGCAGTCCGTTATGCTGCGGGGCAATGAGTGGCATTTTATTGAAAGCGGGCGGTTTCTGGAACGCGCTGAGAACACGACGAGGATTCTGCAGGCTGTTACCGTATCATGCAAATCGAAGGAGAACAGCACTATTTATACCCAGCTGCAGGCTGTGCTGAAATCAGTGAGCGGCTATCAGTCCTTCCGCCGTTATTATGCTGATGATATGTCACCGGAGTGCATCCTGGAGTTCCTGATCGTGAATGCACGTTTTCCGCGCTCGGTGCGCTTCTCGTTCCACAAGCTGGAGGAGCATCTGGCCAGACTGGAGCTGGATTCCTCGGAGAAGGGCTCGGGGCATGAGAAGGTTATCCGTCAGGCAGGCAAGATTAAGGCTGAACTTGACTACATGGAAAAAGAAGAGATGTCCGGCGATCTCGTCGATGATGTGCTTCATTCCCTGATGGTCTCCTGCCAGCGCTTAGGGAAGACGATGGAGGGCGCCTTTTTTCGCCGCGAAGGAGCTTATGTATGAAGATCCAAATCAACCACACAACCACCTATTCCTATCCCGAGCCGGTTACGGACAGTGTCAATGAAATCAGGCTGACTCCGCGCACCAACTACCGTCAGTCCTGCTATCATCATGAGGTGGAGGTGACTCCTGCGGCGAATCTGCTCACGTATGAGGATTTTTTCGGCAACCGGGTGCATGCCTATTCGGTGAATAAGCCGCATACAGAGATGGTGATTCATACCAAAGCGACCGTAGTGACACTGGACAAAGCGCAGGGTGCGGACCTTCCGCATATCCCGCTTGAAGATCAGGTTAAGCTGCTGAATGATGATAAGTTTCAGAATCGTTATATTGAATTTATTCTGCCCACCCGGTATACGGAGGTTACGCCTGAGCTGGTTGAGTTCGCGTCGCTGCACCCTTTTGAGGAAGCGGATGATATGTACGCCTGGACCAAAAAGCTGTCCTCCACGATCTATGAGCAGTTTACCTATGACCCTGAAGCGACGAGTGTGAATACTACGGTCAAAAAAGCGCTCAAGCTCAAGCGCGGCGTCTGTCAGGATTATGCTCATCTGATGATCGCCGTCTGCAGGAGTGTCGGCCTTCCTTCGCGGTACGTCAGCGGATATCATTTCGTCGGTGATCTGCAGGGCGGCAACGCCGATTTCGAGCAGGCTTCACATGCCTGGGTCGAAACGCATATTCCCGGAACAGGCTGGCTGGGCTTCGATCCGACCAATAATGCGGAAGTGAACTGGCGTTATATCAAGCTGGGCCACGGCCGGGATTACAAGGATATCGTACCGGTAAAAGGCGTATACCGCGGCGGAGCAGGAACACTGAGCGTAAAGGTGGATGTGCGCAAGCTGGAGAACTGAGGGGATTGGGAGGAGCGGCTGGTTCTGATTTCGCCGGAGTCGGCGAAATGGACGAAATGAAGGGCACAAATGCCTTTGATTTCGCCAAAGTCGGCGGATTGGATGAAATGAAGGGCACGAATGCCTCTGATTTCGCCGCAGTCGGCCAATTGGACGAAATGAAGAGCACGAATGCCTCTGATTTCGCCAAAGTCGGCCAATTGGACGAAATGAAGGGCACAAATGCCTCTGATTTCGCCTGAGTCGGCCAATTGGAGGAAATGAAGAGCACAAATGCCTCTGATTTGGCTAAAGTCAGCCAATTGGACGAAATGAAGGACACAAATGCCTCTGATTTAGCCGAAGTCGGCGGATTGGACGAAATAAGAAAAGGGCAATGAACCAACATTTAGTGCCTTCCTTAGTACGTTTGCACAAAACTTGCGCAAAATTTGCACAAGGGTGATTATAATCGAGGGGCATTTGGGTAATCTTGAAGCAGAGTCACGAAAATGGACAATGTGGAAGGAGAGTGTACATATGAGCCCAAATATAGCGAAAAAACAGCGCTTTGTCGGTAAAACAGCGATTATTACAGGTGCGGGCTCCGGGATCGGCCGAGCGGCAGCGATCCAGATGGCGCGGGAGGGCGCTAATGTAGCTCTTTTTGATCTGGTAAATGAACGCACCTCGGTGCTGGAGCAGAAGCTGAACAAGCTGCGTAAGGATTGCGCACTGGCTATTGATGTCGATACCTCTGATGCTGAGCGGATGGAGGAGGCGGTGCGCAGGACGATTGAGCATTTTGGCAGCCTCGATATTGTGTTTGCCAATGCGGGCATTAACGGGGTAGTAGGGCCGATCGAGGAGCTGAGCCTCAGCGATTGGCAGAATACGATCAACGTGAACCTGACAGGCACGTTCCTGACGCTCAAATATACCATCCCGCATCTCAAGGAAAAGGGTAAGGGAAGTATTATTATCACAAGCTCCATTAACGGGAACACCCGGTTCACGAGCTTTGGCTGGTCACCGTACAGCACGACCAAAGCGGGACAGGTTGCTTTTGCCAAAATGGCGGCGCTGGAGCTGGCGAAGTTCAAAATCCGCGTAAACGTAATCTGTCCGGGGGCCATCTCCACCAATATTGATGAATCTACAGAGTTTAACGAGGATGTCGAGGAAATTGTCATCCCGATTGAGTTCCCCGAAGGGGCTCAGCCGCTGGCAGACGGACCGGGTAAGCCGGAGAATGTCGCTGATCTTGTCTCCTTCCTCGCATCCGATGAATCGATTCATATTACCGGCGCTCAAATCGTAATAGACGGTGCGGAGTCGCTGCTAAGCTAATACTGAAAGCTTCAGGTAACAAAGCGTTACTAGAAAGATATAACAGCCTTGCTCCTTGTCTATAAGACAGGGCAGGGCTGTTTGCTGTGTGCAGGGTTGTAATGTAAACGGATTATGGTAAAATCTGTGCATACACTACAGTAATCAACAGCATATTTTAGCAGAAAAAGGTGATTGTATGAATCAGGAAGTTACAGATTTTATCAACAGCGTCAAGCAGCCTTGGCAGATTGAGATCTGCAATGCACTTCGTCAGCTTGTTCATGACGCAATACCGGATGTGCAGGAGCGGATACAGTACGGGAAGCCGCATTTTCTCAAAAACGGCAAGTATGCTGCGGTTATTACTACTGCGAAGGGCTGGGTGACCTTTACGATTTTTAATGCGGCTGGACTTGAGGTGCCTGAGGGAGTATTTGAGCCCGGAAAGCCGGAGCGGGTTACAGCAAAGCTGCTGGAGGGGAAAAGCGTTAATTACGAGCTGTTCACAGACCTGCTGAAGCAGGCTTCTGCCGAACTGTAAGGTTAAGGGAAGGGGGAAGAACATTGCTGTCATGGCTCGCGGAGCAACGGATTCAGGAGGCAATGAGAAACGGTGAATTTGCAGATTTGCCGGGACACGGCAAGCCGCTGGAGCTGGAGGATTTGTCCGGTGTACCGGAGGAGCTGCGGATGTCGTTCAAGATTATGAAGAATGCGGGGCTTGTGCCGGAAGAGCTGACTCTGCGTGCGGAATGCGTCTCCCTGGAGGAACTAATTGCGGCCTGCATGAACAGCGGAAATTCAGATCCTGCTGAGCAGAAGTCGCTGGAATCCAGATTAAGTGTAAAAAGAATGCGGCTGCAGCAGCTTTTGCGGGAACGGGGGCTTGAGAGCAGCAGTGTCTTCACGGAATACGGAGATGAAATCCACCGGCGGCTGGCAGGCGGGGAGATATAAAATGATATCAAACGGAGGTGGCTAAGCTAATGCTAGAGCGTAAATCTACCTACAGCATCGGAAATGTGCCTGCAGGCTTTCAGACAGAGGTTGAGCGGTTAAAGGCTCAGGCGGTCATGGGATGGGACAAGGAGTTCCGTAATCTGCAGTGGTACGGCTTGCAAAACGGCATGCGTGTGCTTGAAGTGGGCAGCGGCCCGGGATTTATAACCGAGCAGTTGGTCCACAGTCTTCCGGATTGTGAAGTAACCGCACTGGAATATGATAAAACCTTACTGGATGAAGCAGAGCGGCGGATTGTCCCTCCTCCTGCATCCCGGCTGGAATTCGTTCATGGCTCGGTCTATGAGACCGGGCTGGCGGACAATACATACGATTTTGTGATAGCGAGACTGCTGTTCCTTCATTTACATAACCCGCTGGATGCGGCGAGGGAAATTTACAGAGTGCTTAAACCGGGCGGCAGGCTGGTCATAATCGATATAGATGACGGCATATTCGGAGCGGTTAATCCGGACAGTGCGGTACTGCCTGCCGTAATACGTAAGCTGGCTGCCCATCAGGCGGCCAAAGGCGGCAACCGGTATGTCGGAAGGACGCTGCCGCGGCTGCTTACGGAATCCGGCTTTTGCGATGTGGATATGGATGCCGTCGTCCAGCATAGTGATCTGCACGGCATTGAAGGCTTCAGGCAGCAGTTTAACATTAACCGGTATACACCTTTTTATAAGAACGGTATGCTCAGCACAGAAGAATTTGAGCAGCTCAGCAGGTTATCAGAGGCGATTAACAGCTCACCTGAGGCCTATGCGATGATGACCTTTCTGATGGCCTGCGGCCGCAAACCCGGCCATTCTGAGTCTGAGGCTTGAAATCCGGGGCGGCATCGTTCAAGATAAAGTGAACTATAAACAGTAACAGTAATGGAGACAACGATGAAACAGCTTCCGATAATGCAGGTGCTTCCTGACCTGAAAAAAATACTCAGCAGCAGCACAGCCGCTGTGCTGATTGCCGAGCCCGGTGCGGGGAAAACGACGGGGACACCGCCGGCCTTTCTGGACGAGCCGTGGATGACAGGTAAAACGATACTGATGCTGGAGCCAAGAAGGCTGGCGGCACGCTCAGCCGCTGTCTATATGGCAGCTTGCCTGGGTGAGCAGGTAGGACAGACGGTCGGCTACCGGATGCGGATGGACAGCAAGGTAAGCAGGCAGACTCGGATTACCGTGGTTACTGAGGGTGTTCTGACACGGATGCTGCAAAGTGACCCGGAGCTAAGCGGTGTCGGGCTGGTGATTTTTGACGAATTCCATGAGCGGAGCCTGCACGCCGATCTGGGGCTGGCCCTCGTGCTTGAGGCGCAGTCTGTACTGCGCGATGATCTGCGGATTCTGATTATGTCCGCTACACTGGATGCTGAGCGGGTATCCGCCCTGCTTGGCGGGGCTGCGGTGGTGAATTGTCCGGGACGGACCTTCCCGGTTGAAACCATCTATGCCCCCTCAGGGAATAATGCCTTGCTTGAACAGTCCGCGGCCCAGGCTGTTCGCCGCGCGCTGGCGGAGCAGCCGGGAGATTGCCTGGTATTTCTCCCGGGAGAGCGGGAGATCCGGCGGACGCAGCGCGAGCTGGAGAGCGGTAGCCTGCCGTCAGGCACCGTAATCCGGCCGCTGTACGGACAGCTCCCGCAGGCGATGCAGGATGCTGCTGTAGCTGCCGCAGTGCCCGGCGAGCGCAAGGTTGTGCTGGCGACCTCAATCGCCGAGACCAGCTTGACGATTGAAGGCGTACGTACGGTGATTGATACCGGGCTCCGGCGTACGCAGGTGTTCTCGCCGCGGACCGGCATGCCGCGGCTTACAACGGTGCCTGTATCCAAGGCATCGGCTGACCAGCGGCGCGGCCGGGCAGGCCGGACGGCACCCGGCGTCTGCTACAGGCTCTGGAGCAGTGAGGAGCACGCGCGGCTTCCGGACGATAACGTGCCGGAAATGCTGGAGGCCGACCTGGCGCAGCTCGCCCTGGAGCTGGCGCTGTGGGGCGTGCGCGACCCCGCCGCGCTGCCCTGGCTGGACCCGCCGCCTGCTGCGCCTTACGCGCAGGGCACGGCGCTGCTGCGCCAGCTCGGCGCGCTTGACGCCGGCGGCGCCATAACGCCGCACGGCCGCAGCATGGCCGCGCTTGGCGCACACCCGCGCGCCGCGCATATGCTGCTGCGCGCGGCGGCGCTTGGCGAAGCGCCGCTCGCCTGCCGGCTGGCGGCGCTGCTGCAGGAGCGGGACCTGTTCAAGGGTCCCGCGGATCAGGGCAGCGACATCACGCTCCGCGTGGAGGCGCTGCTTGCGTTTGAGCGCTCCGGCAGCAGCGGGAGCGCGGACCCGGCGGTCTTGCGCGCGGTGCAGCGCGAGAGCCGCAGTCTCCTGGCGCAGCTGCAGCTGGCGCCGGAGGCAGTGCCGCAGGACAGCGGCGCCACCGGCCTGCTGCTGTCGTTTGCCTACCCCGACCGGGTGGGGCAGAAACGCGGCGAAGGCGCGTTTCTGCTCTCCGGCGGCCGGGGGGCGGCCATGCGCGAGGGGCAGCCGCTGGCCCGCTCGCCTTACATCGTTGCCGCCGGCGTGGATGACCGCGCCGGGCAGGGCCGGATTCTGCTCGCTGCGGAGCTTGCTGAAGCAGCGCTGCTGCAGCACCATGCAGACGGCCTCACCGAGGAACGGGGTGTCTATTGGGATAAGGACAGCGGCAGCGTCAAGGCCTCCCGCCGGACGATGTTCGGTGCACTGGTACTGAAGGAGACGACACACGAACGTCCGTCCTCTGACGAGATTGAGGATGTGCTGCTGTCCGTCATTGCTGCGGAAGGACTGGATATCCTGCCCTGGGAGAAAAACACGGTTCAGCTGCGTCAGCGGATGGCCTTCATGCAGGCGGTCCGCAGTGACTGGCCGGATGTATCGGAGGAGGCTCTGCTGGGTACGCTGGACAGCTGGCTTCGCCCTTATCTGCAGGGTATACGCAATCTGCGCGAGCTGCAGCGGCTGCCGCTGGCCAGGGCGCTGGAGGGCATGCTGGACTGGAACAGCCGTCAGACGCTGGACCGTGAAGCACCGACGCATCTCACGGTGCCGAGCGGGTCGCGGGTGCCGCTTGACTACGGGAATACCGGAGCCCCCGTCCTGGCGGTAAGGCTGCAGGAAATGTTCGGACAGGCGGATACGCCGCGGATCGGGATGGGCAAGGTCCCCGTGCTGCTGCATTTGCTGTCACCGGCCAGACGGCCGATGCAGGTGACGGCAGATCTGGGCAGCTTCTGGCGGTCTACCTATTTTGAGGTGAAGAAGGATCTGAAGGGACGTTATCCGAAGCATTACTGGCCGGATGATCCGCTGCAGGCCATACCCACAAGCCGGACACGGCCCGGCAATAAATAATCACTAGCAGACGATCCTCCTGCCCCGCCCTGTTTGACAGAACGTTATTGGGGTAATAATACTGCGAACGACAATTACGAAGGAGGGCTTCAAGTGACTACCAAAAAAATCGTAGGAATCTTTGATACGGAACAAGAAGCGACCAGAGCAATTGAGGATCTGCAGAACCGGGGGATCAGCAACGACGAAATCTCCATTATTACCAGAGACCGTGATGAATTACAGAGCATTTCTGAAGATACAGGAACGATGGCGCCGGAAGGTGTGGCAACCGGGGCGGCAACGGGCGGTGTAGTCGGCGGGGTGGCCGGGCTGCTTGCCGGAATAGGTGCCTTGGCTATACCGGGTATCGGACCTATTCTCGCTGCAGGGCCTATCGTAGCTACGCTGACCGGAGCGGCTATCGGTGCAGGCGCAGGGGGCCTGGTCGGCGGCCTGATCGGACTTGGTATTCCGGAGGAAGAGGCGCGCGAGTATGAGGGTTACGTCGACAACGGGAAAATCCTTGTCCTGGTCGATGACAACGGAAGAGGAAATTCCATTCATGATGTCTTCCGCGGCAACCGTTCCTTGAACGCCAGCCGTTACGACACCCTTTATAATGCCGATACAGCCGGAGACAGACTGGCAGACAGAGGAACCGCTAACCCTGACCTTACTCTGGAAGACACGACAGTAGGGAACACGAGGGGGAACCGGGGATCGATGAATGCCGACCGCGACCCGGATCTTTACAACCGTGACCGTTTATAATTAATGTCAAGTCATTCGAAACAACGCTAACTGACCTGTGCATAACCAAATACAACACAGCTTCAAGACTGCATTTCCGGCCTCAACAGCCGGGGATGCAGTCTTTTTTGTGCTGCTGAAATGTAAATCAGGCATACAAGCGGAAATATGCCTCAATTTACAATATTTAAACATATGAAAAATTCACAATAATAAAGCCATAAAATCCAGCTCCCCAGATACACAGCAAATATCCCGCCCATTCTGCTCCCTTAAACCACCAAAAGACGAAAAAGGAGGGCGGACAGGGCACAGATCAGTGCAGCGCCGGATTCAGATTGTGAAATATGGTAAACAGGCATTATACTAGAGTCATATGGATAATCATCAGGAGGGATACAATGGCATTCATGATTGCCCAGCGGGCTTTTATCAAGGTGTACCTGATTACATTGGTAGAACAGCATAAGGGGTACGGCTATCAGATGCTGGAGGACCTGCGGAGGGATTTCAAAGCCCACGGGTATTCCCCGCCCCAGAGTGAGGTATATCGTGCTCTGCATGAGCTTGTACAGCAGGGAATCCTGTACCGGACCAAGCAGCTTAAGGGGAATGATCCAAAGGTCGACTTCCAGGAGATTGTCCTGTATCACTTTACTGCAGACGGGGAAGAAAAGGCCAGGCTGTACAAAAAACAGGTAAAAACAGATCTGGACCGCTGCCTAGGTATCCTAAACAAAGCGGTCGCAGATAATTACTAGCTTCTATTTATAGATTTCCAGCTTCAGCTCAGGAATCCTGTTCTTCCTTGTCCTGGCCCGGCGGTGTGACCGGAGAGCTCGCGCTCCCGTAATCCTCAACGGAATCCCAGGCATCGGCGTCATCGAACCGGCCGCTGTGCTCCTGCCGGCCCTGTCCGGCCCCGGCAGGCGGAGGGGTCATGACCTCTTCTTCAACGGGGCGTTCATCCGCAGGCTGGCGTTCCGGCACATGATTAACCGCATAAGGTGTAAAGGGGATCGCCTCAAGCCGCTCATACGGAATTTCTTCTTTACTGATTACACAAATTCCGTAGGTACCGTCTTCCATCCGCTGCAGGGCGGCTTCAATATCGTTCAGCTCATCTCTGAGCGCGTTGTTG
Proteins encoded:
- a CDS encoding helix-turn-helix transcriptional regulator; amino-acid sequence: MAFMIAQRAFIKVYLITLVEQHKGYGYQMLEDLRRDFKAHGYSPPQSEVYRALHELVQQGILYRTKQLKGNDPKVDFQEIVLYHFTADGEEKARLYKKQVKTDLDRCLGILNKAVADNY
- a CDS encoding TraR/DksA C4-type zinc finger protein encodes the protein MSHLTDAQLDSLKASLEERRQELEQHFTDNGEENSLLGDSLRESTGELSTVDNHPADSGTETFERSRDLGINNALRDELNDIEAALQRMEDGTYGICVISKEEIPYERLEAIPFTPYAVNHVPERQPADERPVEEEVMTPPPAGAGQGRQEHSGRFDDADAWDSVEDYGSASSPVTPPGQDKEEQDS
- a CDS encoding methyltransferase domain-containing protein, with translation MLERKSTYSIGNVPAGFQTEVERLKAQAVMGWDKEFRNLQWYGLQNGMRVLEVGSGPGFITEQLVHSLPDCEVTALEYDKTLLDEAERRIVPPPASRLEFVHGSVYETGLADNTYDFVIARLLFLHLHNPLDAAREIYRVLKPGGRLVIIDIDDGIFGAVNPDSAVLPAVIRKLAAHQAAKGGNRYVGRTLPRLLTESGFCDVDMDAVVQHSDLHGIEGFRQQFNINRYTPFYKNGMLSTEEFEQLSRLSEAINSSPEAYAMMTFLMACGRKPGHSESEA
- the hrpB gene encoding ATP-dependent helicase HrpB; this translates as MKQLPIMQVLPDLKKILSSSTAAVLIAEPGAGKTTGTPPAFLDEPWMTGKTILMLEPRRLAARSAAVYMAACLGEQVGQTVGYRMRMDSKVSRQTRITVVTEGVLTRMLQSDPELSGVGLVIFDEFHERSLHADLGLALVLEAQSVLRDDLRILIMSATLDAERVSALLGGAAVVNCPGRTFPVETIYAPSGNNALLEQSAAQAVRRALAEQPGDCLVFLPGEREIRRTQRELESGSLPSGTVIRPLYGQLPQAMQDAAVAAAVPGERKVVLATSIAETSLTIEGVRTVIDTGLRRTQVFSPRTGMPRLTTVPVSKASADQRRGRAGRTAPGVCYRLWSSEEHARLPDDNVPEMLEADLAQLALELALWGVRDPAALPWLDPPPAAPYAQGTALLRQLGALDAGGAITPHGRSMAALGAHPRAAHMLLRAAALGEAPLACRLAALLQERDLFKGPADQGSDITLRVEALLAFERSGSSGSADPAVLRAVQRESRSLLAQLQLAPEAVPQDSGATGLLLSFAYPDRVGQKRGEGAFLLSGGRGAAMREGQPLARSPYIVAAGVDDRAGQGRILLAAELAEAALLQHHADGLTEERGVYWDKDSGSVKASRRTMFGALVLKETTHERPSSDEIEDVLLSVIAAEGLDILPWEKNTVQLRQRMAFMQAVRSDWPDVSEEALLGTLDSWLRPYLQGIRNLRELQRLPLARALEGMLDWNSRQTLDREAPTHLTVPSGSRVPLDYGNTGAPVLAVRLQEMFGQADTPRIGMGKVPVLLHLLSPARRPMQVTADLGSFWRSTYFEVKKDLKGRYPKHYWPDDPLQAIPTSRTRPGNK
- a CDS encoding general stress protein, coding for MTTKKIVGIFDTEQEATRAIEDLQNRGISNDEISIITRDRDELQSISEDTGTMAPEGVATGAATGGVVGGVAGLLAGIGALAIPGIGPILAAGPIVATLTGAAIGAGAGGLVGGLIGLGIPEEEAREYEGYVDNGKILVLVDDNGRGNSIHDVFRGNRSLNASRYDTLYNADTAGDRLADRGTANPDLTLEDTTVGNTRGNRGSMNADRDPDLYNRDRL
- a CDS encoding DnaJ family domain-containing protein — its product is MLSWLAEQRIQEAMRNGEFADLPGHGKPLELEDLSGVPEELRMSFKIMKNAGLVPEELTLRAECVSLEELIAACMNSGNSDPAEQKSLESRLSVKRMRLQQLLRERGLESSSVFTEYGDEIHRRLAGGEI